Below is a window of Oryza brachyantha chromosome 10, ObraRS2, whole genome shotgun sequence DNA.
CCACTGCTGGACGCCGTGCCGTCTCCTCCGCCCCCGCTCGACGTCGTGTCAtatccgccgccgcacccgtcGGCGGCCACCACAGCCGGGCTCGTCTCCAGATCCCCCGTAGTCTCTCCCGTCGGCGGCCGCCACAGCCGCCCTCATCTCTAGATCCGCCGTCGCCACGGCCGCATTTGTCTCTAGATCCACCCGCAACTGTTCCCGCCGGCGTCAGCGACCGCATGGCCACACTCGTCTCCGCTCAACGCTCGTCGGCGGCCGTGCGATGCTGCGCCACTCAATACTCGACGCCTTTTGACGTCGTCCGCCGTCGCCCCCGTcggagtccgccgccgccgctcaccgaGGGCCGCTGCAGCCGCACTAGCTGCTCGATCCTCTGTGCCGAGGGCTGCTGCAGctcattattttttccttaatctttttattttctgagaATGTGTTTGTTTTATACAGTATACATGTACAGTAATATTTCATCAATTgagaatgtattttttatttagtctttttattttttgagaatgtatttgttttatacaGTATACAGTGATATTTCATCAATTGagcatttaataaaaaaaatattggtacCCTCATATATGGTATGTGCAATCAATGAAACAAAATCTCGTTTCTACCATATCTCTCATACAAGAAATCAAACACAATCTCATGCGAGCCAGGCTAACCTGAtgcaaacaaccaaacaaactcATCTATATCTCTACAGCCAGGCCACACTCAACCTGGATGAAATACCTCTACAGCCAAGTCACACTCAACCTGGATGAAAGAGATAGGCAGGCTAAGATCATACAAGCAACTAAACACACCCATAGATGTTCTCTCTTGCCGTGCTGCTCATTTATTtgctatatatagatatacatGACGTTTGcgatttttagtttttctacATTATTGGATGTTGTGCTAGTTATTTTAAAGCATAAACAAGTAACTTAActacaacaaaatttaaataccgtttacaaaagatcaaataaaaacatattatatgaattttttttgcacgaAACACGTTAATGTGccataaaaatctaaaatatatggAAGCGAAAAGCATGGCCATAGGCCCATAGTACTGATGCGTGGCTGTTGGGTTGTGCACCAACAGTGCCTCAAGCAGCAACAAGCCAAACAGCCTCGGTAGTTCAGTCAGGCCCTATTCTTTTATCTAAGTTAACACAGTTAAATTTTCTCATGCGCACGTTTacttaaattattaaacggtgtttttaaaaatatttatgtagaAAAATTGATCtagaaaatcatatcaatctaattataactaataattaattaattatatactaattttggTGCAGATTCCTTTTTGTCCATTTGGTTCTTTGGGAGAAAATTAACGCGGCCTCAGTAGACAATAGTACCAGTACTCCTGTATCTACTCATGCTGCTTCCTTTTTGTCCATTTGGTTCTTTGGGAGAAAATCAACGTCGAGATACCACGTACTACAGTGATACTAGTATAAAAGAAGTCGACTCAATAATTATTCCACTATAGGtatgaattatttataatgGTTGGGTTGTGAGCGAATTGAGTAGCAAAATAAACCTAGCTGGAGTAcatactcctatatatatatactgtataGGTAATTAAGGAGTAGTGTAATTAAGTAAGATATATCCGGCTGTGTGTGGGAtaatatgatgatgatgaaggaATTAGTTAATTGGCGGGGCCGGGTGCAGAATTAATGATGGATGAGACGACGGACGATCAGAGGTGGCCGTCCGGCGAGGTGGTCCATCTGTCGAGCATGTCGAGGCACTCCTTGGGGCGGTACTCGGGAGCGGTGTGGCCGGCGCCCTTGACGGTGGCGAAGGTGAGGTTGTGGGCGTAGACGGTGGTGAAGCCGGCCACCTGGCGGTTGGAGTACCAGGGCCGCCAGGCGGTGACCACCGGGTAGCCCAGCGTCCGGATCCACGCCTGCGTCCCCACGAACGTCATGTCCAGGTCGTGGTCGCCGTTGTACACCAGCGCCCTGTACCCGCGCTGCGTCATCTCCTCGTGGTAGGGTATGGCGCTCTCCACGTCGTGCCGGAACTGCGGCAGCGCCGTGCACCGGCTCCACCCGCCGATGGAGCCGGAGTGGATGCCCAGCGTCGCCCGCACCTCCGGGTCGTCGGCCCACAGGTACGACAGCCGGTACCCGTTGTCCCGGCACTCCACGGGGAGCCCCAGCCGCAGCCGCTCCTCAGCCATCGCGCGCCGCCCCATCCCCAAGGCGAAGCCACAGATGGGCTCCAGGATGTGCACCGGGTTGATGGCGAAGGTGGCCGAGTTGATCGCCTGCAGCGCGCTGGCGCACTCGGCGTTGGTCGGCGTGGACACGTAGTCGCCGCGGCAGCTTTTCCGCGCGGCCTCGTACATCTCGTCGGAGATGAGGCCCATGCCGTGCATGAAGGGCAccttgccgccgtcgtcgtacTTGATGTCCGTGGCAGCGTTGCCGACCAGGTAGCCCTTGAGGTTGAGGTGCCCGTCGTTGGCGATCTGGAGGGCGGTGACGGGGACGGTGTAGCCGGAGTAGGAGTCGCCGCCGATGTAGAGAGGGTTGGAGGAGAACTCGGGGTGATCGGCGAGCCATTTGGtgaggaagacgaggaggtGGTGTCCCGTCTGGGTGAGGCTGACGTTGTAGCCTTGCTCATGGCGTGCGTAGGAGAAGCCCGTCCCCACCGGCGCGTCTAGAAATATCACGTTGctcacctatatatatatttttagcataaTGTATATACTCCTCATATATCGATCGGTTTAATTTTGTACTAAATCCATCATCGttaattttacttatacttCCACAGTGCCAGTACAGGGGAATAggaaattaattattgatcCAAGATAGATACTCTTAGCTAAAGCTACCTTGGTCCAGGAATCTTGGAAGTAGACCAATCGTGGGAACCCTTCCGTGTATCCAGCAACATCAAACTTCAGAGGGCCTGTATGCATATGCATTAAGTCCATCCTACTTGCAAATTATTAGGCATCGAAATGACAGAGTTCCCTGGCCTATCTAATTAatagaaacataattaatactaTAAGGTACAAAAATGCAGGATATATATCATCAGCTAATTTCAGCTAGCTGCCATATATATCATCTGTGGTGGGTACTGGGCAGCGCGcacgtgtgtgtatatatatatatatatatatgtgtgtgtaaaGAGCAAATACATATTATAATCTTAGGTACTAGaagttaccaaattttacgtagaaaaaaatagtatctTATGGTATCAACTCCAGgacgagaaaaaaaagctcatACTTAAAAGGCTTTATTGTTGGATTTATTCATCAAAAAGATTAGAAACGAATGGCAGGGGTACGATGAGTCATGAGTGGCTACCCTCTCCTATCTGTCGGTGAGTGTGCTGAGATCGAGGTGAAAAATCTTCATGTTCTACGTTGAAGTTTCTTGCCACAAGTGCAGCAGGGTGTGTTAGCGTGGAGCAAGtcactactagctctaattaatctatagtcaatctaataaccaattcatataataattgCCTATAAAGCATTAAtgcatggtcccacatgtcatacacatggCGTCTTGGAGCCTATGCTGTAGCTACCTACAAATTAGTACTCgtatatgtttataatgtttatagctggtttatacTCTACTATTATACGTACTCTGAGAGGTGGAAAACAGAGCCatcttaccaaaatttaaatatgaacccaacttattttttattgaagtttatttttcaaccttgattTTTACGTTGCTAAGAATACGcatataaaatctttatttataaattattttttatttataaatataccgtttgatttttttcacggGACATGCaaccttttcttctctttgcCTCACCCccttttcttccttctccGGCAGCCGTAGGTCTCCGGCAAGGGTAATGGGATCATCTCTTGACCGGCTAAGAATTAggaattagtttattttggcgTGGAGGGAGTATTGTATTTAGCAATTTAATACAAACATTTAAGAGAGCCAATTCTCTCCACCATCGGTTTTGAAGCTCAAAGTAGCTCTAAGTCAAGatttacaaaacaaatgaaaactgAATTTGAGAATTTTTAAAATCCTTGTGTCAGGAATTGTAAAATTGAAGGACCGCCAATTTAATGAAGGAAATTTACTcattgcaatattttttttttctctcgggGGCAACCATGTCGTTTCATGCTCCCCATTTGGTCGAGATTGTAAATATTTCATGCTTGAACTATTTTTGGTGCTCGTAGATTAGATAATCCTAGCtagatatatgtatgtatgtttagTTAATCAAGCTAGTGTGGagatgaattaatatatactttttgtGTGGGGGCTGAAATGAAAAGAAGGATGGAAGGGAAGGTAACATACCGATCTCGAAGAGGAGGCCGGAGAGGGCGGAGCAGCCGGGGCCGCCGGTGATCCAGAGGATGAGGGGGTCATCGGCGGGGCGGCGCTCCGACTGGATGAAGTAGTAGAAGAGCTCTACGCCATGCTGCTCATCCACCTCTACGTATCCCGTCTCCAGGTGGAAGGGCAGCCTCCCCTCGAATCCCTTCACCTCTCTCACCACGTtccgccgcgcgctcgccgccgccgcccacgttGTTccaagcagaagcagaagcagcagcccCAGCGACGATGCCGTCGCCATTGCCACCTCCCCCtgccctgctctctctctctccctccctctgaTGATGAATGATGATAAGAGGCTGCACACCAGCGAGCaaagccggccggccggtacctcttaaataaatactaaacGGTCTagatagttataaaaattggctattccctcttttttaaataaaattattgtgcTGCTCGCTCTTTATCCTacaataaagttatttttactTTGCTCTTCATTTAaaccaaaacaacaaatttctattttgcttttttatcTAGGTACTCATTATTGACGTCAAAAATGTGATCTGACGTGttacacacgaaggcctaTGAGTCAATCTTAGGCCACTCTAGTAcaggacctaaatcttagaataTATACgagcgtgccagtcagtttgatcctgcaactaacaagataaacagtaaaacaagccgatcgacTATGCCGATAGGTGAAtaaatatccagccgatcagatgttgatgctacaatggttagccgatagaATGAGCAATCGGCGGTAAAAAGCTTTGATCAGCCAGAAACTTGATAAAAAcagacttgaattaaatattaaaccaaCGTAAtctgccaagttacttattaatcttagttgatcggacgagcccctataaccagattgAACTAGACGTGCAGAGATTGGatttaaccaagacagtatgcagtcgagcacgatatgattataggaaacatgatgATCGATAaggttaataaataaaccgacgaattacttagaataaacaatgaatcatgtgttgcgatcggctaaaactaatttgcatgtaattcatAAGACGatgcaataaaaataactgtcgatctaactaaatcaagccgattagTATAAAGGTAATGCAGTAGGCAATCAGCtattctattgatgtaaatatgataagcatgtagatcggcacaaatcatcggctatagacggcggacaaacaaccaagatctataaaataccaccAAGGTCCCGCTATGTGGCCGACCGGTTGGTTAGTAGAGAGCTTCGAAGATACTTGGTGCAGCATATGAAATACTACTCCAAGCAAGTACTGGCCAAAGGGCAAAGGTTTCCCATCGGCCAAGCACTCTGATATGTTCTCAAAATTAGTTGTGGGGCCTAGGGTTTGTCCAGAAAACACGAACCTCTCTAGCCATAGGTTCAGAAAAGCACTATGCTCTCTGTGATCGGCCGATCCAGAATCCTTGCGGTGGGAGGAGATGTATCCCGACCAACCTCCAACACCTGCGGTGGGAGGAGATGTATCCCGACCAACCTCCAACACCCTTGGTTTGCAGTCGATGTTGGAAAGTACTTCTCAGGCTCAATGGGTTTGCGGGTGCCATGATATTCAGGCCGGTTAACATCAGGACATCCATAAGACTGGGGTGAGTATCCCATGGCCGAATATGAAAGCGTTCAGAGCATCAAACCAAAAATAGGATGCTGCAGCTAGCAAAGGTTCATTTTTCGCCATATCAGATAAGCTTAGCCCTATGCAGTAGCCGATGTCTAGTTCTTTCCATTGGGTGCCGCAAGTCTTATATAGCCGGTTGTACCAATCCCTCTAACTGGTCAAAGAAGTTGGGAAGGACCTAAAGAATTGGGTCCAATCGGAGACGCTAAGTTGGGCATTTTTGAATGGTATCCTATTAGCTTTTGAACAAATTATGTCTGTCGGGTCCGAGTTCCCCATGTGTCCAAGAAAGTAAAACCTAGGGTTCGGACTAGGTATCATGATCTGGTATGCGTGGTTATGCCTAGATctatactgtctcgattaggttcggtCTTCTAGGCCTAGGGTAAGCACGTTTGCTATTGGttgatattgttttatgcaaataattGGCATAGCATTCCAGTTTATTGTGTAGATTCCATGCTTAGATTCACATTGGCTAACAATTTAGCGGATGATAAATGTTGGGGCGATTGGATCGGCTGGTTAATCTtgagactgtctcggttgggtccgatcttttaagattaatttgtCGTTGGCTCGTCTAgtatttatcctgcttctgacTTAGCCGACtgggcatatttataattgttattacgaaattcctgtaaagccgatcgtctagtctatcggctagggtcctggaacagtatcggctatccgaccgatagcgattttggggttaactattttccatgttatatcttgtcagttacagcatcaaactgactggcacgactggtatttctaagaattaggtcatGCACTGCTTGTGAcacgttgattgttattttcagcgtcaacacggaccaaaccgagacagtactagattgaatttgtcaaacaacaaatatcaaaccaccTAGATCACCCAAAGTAGTCGACcatatcaactcaaaacacgaaagtgatcaagttgaaactgatatgataactagcaattgcacaactagattagaagatcagaccgaaccgagacagttctaatctagccgaacgattaccgtggccccgCGGAAtgatggacttacccctccgctggagattgaagcgatgcagccccgcgtcaggtgccaggttccgccggagttgaaaacctcggacaagagggtggcgatgcgccgaaagaagttgatctaattgattggTAGATAGAAAACAATGATCCCGGACATACATATTATATCCTTGGGTTGaggctaggccgtgttggacacgacatacaactcctcatagataaaaaaaattacaatctCCTACTTAGATTCTATCTcgaacacacaagtcccgattggATTCTAActcccttagagataaaataaaactcctaactaactctaattaataaataaatttgcgCCGCCAAGCCCagggtcttcacgattcctttTCGAATTCGGCTTCTTGTGGATAAGTTtttctatcggcgattgcacttttccttatccgaatccaatacggaaatttaccaaattttggtcttAACACTCATCTAAACCAATCATACACCTGTTTAGTTTcccaatatttttctaaaaacatcacattgaatctttaaacatctaaataaaacattaaacataggagaagagaaaaactaattatacatttaggggagaaatcgtgagtcaaattttttgagcctaattagttcacgATCAGcaataagtgctacagtatcctacatatattaatgatggattaattaggcttaaaaattcgtctcacggtttctagacaagctataaaattcgttttttcatttgtccaATAATTCCTTCAGATATCTAATCAAACATCTAACgtgacacccaaaaatttcCTTTTCGTGAACTAAACAACACCATAATCTGTTTCCAATCAttcacatttattttttttaatcttcgTACCTTgctatataaatgtttttaggGAGCAATAAGCACCCTACTAGTCCTTAATTTGGAGTATTCATTTAATTCCACGTTGCTGTGCATAGGTGCCGGACCTACAGCCCTACCGTCAGCCGAACATCAAAACTGacgtttgataaaaaaattttaatttccttCGTCTGATTTGGCAAAGAGCGGATACAATATCAGACTATAAgccgtgtatatatatattttaaaaagataaaagagaaaaaaaaaacagcgaGCTATAGTTTGTAGCTAGCTGCGACATGGATTTTAAGATACAACGTGTGAATAACGTATaggatcatgtattaataatgtagtatatattttatatgtaactattatataaattgattatttaattaattatagataatttaaaactattacttaactatactattgaacttgatCTCAGATGAGCCATATGCTCGaagatatgtatatatattcacacTAGTTATAGGGTAGCCAGGGCGACCGAATCAAAAAAACAACATACCAGCCAAGTCTCTCTCTTCTCGACTCTGCtcactttaattaataaatgaagGATCGTcttctttaattaaaaaatgccTTTACTTCACGCAGATATTTGGTACCTGGTCAAGCTAGCTTATACAAacgtactcccttcgtttatAGATATACCGATACATATATGGTTTTAAAGACCATCACCAAagttaaaactttaatattacATAGTTAGAGTTCTATGGCTATGTTCGGATGTCGGTAACTTGCGCGAAAAAcacagtaataaattaatacatgattaattaattataaaaaattagaaaatagattaatatgatttttaaagcaacttttctataaaaaattttcacaaaaaatatacgtttagcagttcaggaagcaTGCACGTGAAACCAGAGAATTGGGATGGTAAAAGGGAGGTAAGAACACATACTATAATTACATATCCTACGATAATGGAGATAGACAACACATGCCACATCAGGTGAAATCGCTGGGAGATACCTTAACCGCTAACTACAATTGCCGGCTATATAACTTTTGTCTTGTTGATGAGATTATTTGGAAGGATAGGTAGACACtccatatatatcatatttagtTTGGCTCCCATCGTCTATAGTTTAAATAAACAGGATTATACATATTACTTACTCTAAGTATCTAAACCAATACAAATCTTAATTTGTATCCCAACTTCCTTCTAATTGCATCTTTACAACCACCCTTTGCGCCATACGACTCTACATCACCTAAATACCATAGTCGGAATCTCAGTACTTGACGCATATATACTCTAacccgtctcaaaataaataaacttctAGAATTTAACATTGGCGATATTTGCTATAGGATAGTCAAAATGTGTAATTAGACGTGGACAATACAAAGACGTGAATTAGCTCTACCACGCTCAAAAGTCTGTGACTAGCTGATGGCCATtgttagtattatttttttctcctagcTAGATGAGGAGAGAAgcattaaataattaattcttgCATTAGtccttagagcaggtacaatagtaaactataagctagctataaacatattttaagaagttAAGATATGAGAAAAAAGAGTAGCGagctactaattaatttatagtcaaCTATAACACGAACTCCAAGACAGAATGTGTCTATAATAGGTGAGAGaaggtagtatatgttttataggtaacttttatatgaattgactattaaattgactatatatgaattggagctagctagtagttggctatactattgaacttgtaAGTTGGGGCATGGGTAAATTATTGCTTTCCTGACCTTTTGCCTCTCCATCAGCACAAccatatgtaaaaataataatacaaaaGTGTTCATAAGatcattacatattttttatgtattctAGAGCTAATTCACTTCTTTGCGGTATCCTacatttaattatatgttttctagTTGTCTGATATatacttaaattttggctttaaATTTGGTCCCAAATAAACCATTTTCTAACTTATTACCTACCTCGCGGTTTGCAAATCAATAAACTATATCCTTTAAACACTACCCACCAATACCGCTTTGGTATTGGTGAGAGACTTTTTAGTCAAATGTTGTGCTCCTTAGATTTACTTCTCTAGTATACATATGGTTGCATGTATGCTGTACATATCTGCCACTGCACTCCTGACGAACTGATCAAGTCATCGTTAAATTCGCCTGTGTAGATACCCATATATCTGTCTAAAAGTCATTCGATTTATGCtaaaattgatttaattacttcatccgttctatattataatactttaggtttatctaaatttatcgatgtatatgtgtatatatttattagcacacaacGCTAGAAATGGTTATACATCTGTGTCTTAAGAATATTGCCGCCGTGACTGATCTCATGCAAGATTCCAATCATTAGTCAGGTTAGAGGTGCATGCGGTGAGTTATATAGAGAAGTTAAGCAATATACATACATCACTAGCTGTCCAACTCGATGGATCACATCGATCTCTGGACGGTTAGGAGAGCATGCGGTCAGTGATTGCGTCAGCTAACCCATCGGTTTTCTGTTGTACTATGATCTAGATAGGTCCGATCGATCCAAGGCAATTGCAGACCGGCatctaattaataatatacctagctagctagctagaatcGGCCGGCTTTGAGCAGCTACACCACACGTACACGTATCTATCTAGCTAAATCTCGCCTTCTCAGTCGATCGATCGGGACATGTCGTCGCTACCTAGCTATATAGCTATATACCAAGCCATCTATGTCCGTGTAAGTAAAAGTAAAACACGTACGCTTCAATTCCCTGGCTGCATATATTCTCGCCCTACCTATTTATATTCTCACGCGCAGACAATTCAATCCGATATAAAAACGACAACCTAATTTACTCTCTAGCTAAAAGTCGGGCATATATTATTACTGAAACTTCGTGTGGAGCTGCCTCATCCCTACGTCACATAACTTTTTCCAATctacttagctagatttaTACTACTCACGTTTGGTATTCGCTCGGTGTGTTAGGTAAGACGTTTCTATTATGTCTGAATTTATCTGTTAatcgtttttttatatataaatttataaatatctctaaattaatctatttatcaatgtatattgtttttatatatgtctaaatgcatgaatatttatataaatatggaaaAAAGTCTTTTATGTGAAATGGAGGCAGTAAGTGGGTGGCTAATTattgtataatttaatttaattaatttaaattctaatttatatacaactattgtttttaattttataaattcttattaattatttggaccatttttaagatatatatgtgtgtaatgtaaatatatgtatacatacatatacaaatgCTGGATATGCATGTATACGGTATAACTCATAAGTTAGATATGCACAAAAGAGTTATAGTAGTAACGATTCTttacaatattaaataaaattttatctcacATTATTAAGCTGTAAAATGTAACATCTTTTATAGTTGTCCAgcaatatttgtattttttctaattgatCTCGGCAAATATAATACTCGTACATTAATTACAAGATTATACATGGCAGGCGCTTATGTTGAAGTGTTAAAGGGAGGATTTTGTGAGCTATATATAGGGATTTCAAGGCTTGATTTCCTGACTTAGGGATTTCAGTGTGAACTTTGTATAGACCGAAAcgctgttttatttttaaatccaaATTCTAAATAAtccatttatgtttaattttttgcaatttttaatttaggtttttattactttgttccaagatatttagtggtttatgtatttatgtttGGAACACATCTTGAAATCATATTATATTGCATAtcgcatgttttattttattattttattgttccaatatttttatttacttttttttcccaatatCTCTagttttcatgtattttatattGACTATTGGTGTTGATGATTGTTAATGTTTTTAAGGATTTAAGTTTGGAATTTGTATTGAAAGCAAATTCCTagatttatgttattttcatttttattcaaattactgtcatatatattttgtattacaCGGACTGTTCTTTAATGTTTTTCATAATAATCCAATTTAgctatacaaaatatttatctctATGTGGACTATTTCATAAATTCTACACTATTATGATT
It encodes the following:
- the LOC102707340 gene encoding serine carboxypeptidase-like 2; the encoded protein is MATASSLGLLLLLLLGTTWAAAASARRNVVREVKGFEGRLPFHLETGYVEVDEQHGVELFYYFIQSERRPADDPLILWITGGPGCSALSGLLFEIGPLKFDVAGYTEGFPRLVYFQDSWTKVSNVIFLDAPVGTGFSYARHEQGYNVSLTQTGHHLLVFLTKWLADHPEFSSNPLYIGGDSYSGYTVPVTALQIANDGHLNLKGYLVGNAATDIKYDDGGKVPFMHGMGLISDEMYEAARKSCRGDYVSTPTNAECASALQAINSATFAINPVHILEPICGFALGMGRRAMAEERLRLGLPVECRDNGYRLSYLWADDPEVRATLGIHSGSIGGWSRCTALPQFRHDVESAIPYHEEMTQRGYRALVYNGDHDLDMTFVGTQAWIRTLGYPVVTAWRPWYSNRQVAGFTTVYAHNLTFATVKGAGHTAPEYRPKECLDMLDRWTTSPDGHL